In Methanomicrobia archaeon, the genomic window ATCCAACTGAGCACGGCATCGAAATTATCGCGTGGATACGGCGCCGCCTTCATGTACGTCCCCATCTTGTAACTGTCCGCGATCTCTTCCGGCACTTTTGCAATCTCCACGAGGAGGGTACGGTAATTCTCTGGATTGGCATTTATTCGCTCTATCGCTTCGTTATACGCCGCCAGGAATTGAGCAACGCTCTCCGTTTTTTCCTCTATGAACTCACCTCTAAAAACGATCACGGTGTAACCGATCCTTTCATCTAAATCGGAATCCGCGATGACCAGAGTGGCGCCCTCGTAAATCGCGTAACTCGCTAACGGGTCAGCCAGTGTAGCCGCATCATATTTGTCCTCAAGCAGCATCTGCATTCTTATTGGCACTTTCTTCTCTTCTATCTTGCTCGCTGTTACCTCACCGAGTAGATTATCCGTTATCCACTCGATGACGGTATTACTGGAGATGGCTATCTGTTTGCCTTCTAAATCCTCGACGGAGGTTATGCCCGAATTCGGGCTTGCAAGGATGGCGAACCGCATCTTCTCTGGGGTCTCATACATTTCCTGGCTGACAAT contains:
- a CDS encoding ABC transporter substrate-binding protein; this translates as MSVTRRLILIAVVLVIAAGCAGCLEQTQEGAVVEEAIVMKVGAMPDEATLPYYVAEREGIFLEHGLDVEVVPFMSAMERDSALIAGEIDAEENDPVGTLVLRNAGYNARIVSQEMYETPEKMRFAILASPNSGITSVEDLEGKQIAISSNTVIEWITDNLLGEVTASKIEEKKVPIRMQMLLEDKYDAATLADPLASYAIYEGATLVIADSDLDERIGYTVIVFRGEFIEEKTESVAQFLAAYNEAIERINANPENYRTLLVEIAKVPEEIADSYKMGTYMKAAPYPRDNFDAVLSWMQSKGLVTEEILYEDVIYESA